Proteins encoded by one window of Lathyrus oleraceus cultivar Zhongwan6 chromosome 1, CAAS_Psat_ZW6_1.0, whole genome shotgun sequence:
- the LOC127081588 gene encoding uncharacterized protein LOC127081588 isoform X1, giving the protein MKFHKEYLDLILVPFGLLIMFAYHLFLLHRYIHRPHTTVMGFENNDKRAWVDRIMQAENRDVSTALSVIQSNTSAATFLASVSLTLSSLIGAWIANNSNIFFQSQLIYGDTKATTISIKYICLLTCFLLAFSCFIQSTRHFVHANYLISIPDSFVPISSVELAVIRGGDFWSLGLRALYFALNLLLWFFGPIPMIICSLVMVMVLHYLDSNSRPLHLHPNRSQGGRFQIAKIKKSSMFDNEAQIR; this is encoded by the exons ATGAAGTTTCATAAGGAGTATCTTGATTTGATTTTGGTCCCTTTTGGGTTGCTAATCATGTTTGCTTATCACCTCTTTTTGCTTCACAGATACATCCATCGACCTCACACCACAGTCATGGGATTTGAAAACAATGACAAAAGAGCATGGGTTGACAGAATTATGCAG GCTGAAAATAGGGATGTTAGCACAGCTCTCTCTGTCATTCAATCCAACACATCAGCGGCAACATTCTTGGCCTCAGTTTCTTTGACTCTTTCTTCTCTAATTGGAGCTTGGATTGCAAATAACTCCAATATTTTCTTCCAGAGTCAATTAATCTATGGCGACACAAAAGCAACCACAATTTCCATCAAGTACATTTGCTTACTAACGTGCTTTCTCCTTGCTTTCTCATGCTTTATTCAATCAACAAGACACTTTGTTCATGCAAACTATTTGATAAGCATACCAGATAGTTTTGTTCCAATTAGTAGTGTTGAATTAGCAGTCATAAGAGGTGGTGATTTTTGGTCACTCGGTCTTCGAGCTCTCTATTTCGCACTAAACTTGCTTCTCTGGTTTTTCGGTCCAATACCTATGATTATTTGCTCATTGGTTATGGTTATGGTTCTTCATTATCTTGACTCCAACTCAAGGCCACTGCATCTGCATCCTAATAGGTCTCAGGGTGGCAGGTTTCAGATTGCAAAGATCAAGAAATCATCAATGTTTGATAATGAAGCGCAAATTCGGTGA